The Deltaproteobacteria bacterium genome window below encodes:
- a CDS encoding thymidine phosphorylase: TRMDDPIGDAVGNAVEIAESVDVLRGGGPADTRALTVALGAEMLALAGVVADRDAGAARIERALDDGSALDLFRRMVEAQGGDPRVADAPAEVLPRARHRVPVPAPRAGYVTACAADEIGMAALVLGAGRRRKEDAVDPAVGVVMAVSVGDRVDAGAPLAHLLHNGTGAEEAARRVAAACTIGDEPPGDRPLVLEVLR; this comes from the coding sequence CACGCGCATGGACGACCCGATCGGCGACGCGGTCGGCAACGCGGTCGAGATCGCCGAGTCGGTCGACGTGCTGCGCGGGGGCGGGCCGGCCGACACCCGCGCGCTGACCGTCGCGCTCGGCGCCGAAATGCTCGCGCTCGCCGGCGTGGTCGCCGACCGCGACGCCGGCGCCGCCCGCATCGAACGCGCGCTCGACGACGGCTCGGCGCTCGACCTGTTCCGCCGCATGGTCGAGGCGCAAGGCGGCGATCCGCGCGTGGCCGACGCCCCCGCCGAGGTGCTTCCGCGCGCGCGCCACCGCGTCCCCGTACCCGCGCCGCGCGCCGGCTACGTCACCGCGTGCGCCGCCGACGAGATCGGCATGGCGGCGCTCGTGCTCGGCGCCGGTCGCCGCCGCAAGGAAGACGCGGTGGACCCGGCCGTCGGCGTCGTCATGGCCGTGTCCGTCGGCGACCGGGTCGACGCCGGCGCGCCGCTCGCGCACCTGCTTCACAACGGGACCGGCGCCGAAGAAGCCGCGCGCCGCGTCGCGGCCGCGTGCACGATCGGCGACGAACCGCCCGGCGACCGCCCGCTCGTCCTCGAGGTGCTCCGATGA
- a CDS encoding cytidine deaminase: protein MTDDELAAELIERARAASERAYAPYSNYFVGCAVWAGGAIYHGANVENVSFGAVLCAERAAIAAAVIDGARQIDVLALFTHSSPPAAPCGLCRQTLQEFAPDPHRVRVLMANAAGEREETTLAELLPRGFRRADLEGGRR from the coding sequence ATGACGGACGACGAACTGGCTGCCGAATTGATCGAGCGGGCGCGCGCGGCGAGCGAGCGCGCCTACGCGCCCTACTCCAACTATTTCGTCGGCTGTGCCGTTTGGGCAGGCGGCGCGATCTACCACGGCGCCAACGTGGAGAACGTGTCGTTCGGTGCCGTCCTGTGCGCCGAGCGCGCGGCGATCGCGGCGGCGGTGATCGACGGCGCGCGGCAGATCGACGTGCTCGCGCTGTTCACGCACAGTTCGCCGCCCGCGGCGCCGTGCGGTCTGTGCCGCCAGACGCTGCAGGAGTTTGCGCCCGACCCGCACCGCGTGCGCGTGCTGATGGCCAACGCGGCCGGGGAGCGCGAGGAGACGACGCTGGCCGAGCTTCTGCCCCGCGGCTTCCGCCGCGCCGACCTCGAGGGCGGACGGCGGTAA
- a CDS encoding purine-nucleoside phosphorylase: MTDDLFERLERAAAAIAQRAPGVAPRVGLILGSGLGSFADRLDDAVAIPYGDIPRFPTSSVEGHAGALVLGRFDGVPCVAMKGRVHYYEGYDLRDVAFPARVLVRLGARTLIVTNAAGGIRDDLEPGTLMLIRDHINLFGANPLRGPNDPRIGPRFPDMTTAYDAELRELARRAAGDAIALAEGVYAGLPGPSYETPAEVQMLARLGADAAGMSTVPEVIAARHMGARVLGISCITNKAAGLGNATLSHDEVTETAARVRSAFERLLGDILRALGRMA, encoded by the coding sequence ATGACCGACGACCTGTTCGAGCGGCTCGAGCGGGCCGCGGCCGCCATCGCGCAGCGCGCGCCGGGCGTCGCGCCGCGCGTCGGCTTGATCCTCGGCAGCGGGCTCGGCAGCTTCGCCGACCGCCTCGACGACGCCGTCGCCATCCCGTACGGCGACATTCCGCGGTTCCCGACGTCGAGCGTGGAGGGGCATGCCGGCGCGCTCGTCCTCGGTCGCTTCGACGGCGTGCCCTGCGTCGCCATGAAGGGGCGCGTCCACTACTACGAGGGATACGATTTGCGGGACGTGGCCTTTCCGGCGCGCGTGCTCGTGCGGCTCGGTGCGCGAACGTTGATCGTCACCAACGCCGCGGGCGGCATCCGGGACGACCTGGAGCCGGGCACGCTGATGCTGATCCGCGATCACATCAACCTGTTCGGCGCCAACCCGCTGCGCGGCCCCAACGATCCGCGCATCGGCCCGCGGTTTCCCGACATGACGACCGCCTACGACGCCGAGTTGCGCGAACTCGCGCGCCGCGCCGCCGGCGACGCCATCGCCCTCGCCGAGGGCGTCTACGCGGGGCTCCCCGGCCCCAGCTACGAGACGCCGGCCGAGGTGCAGATGCTCGCGCGGCTCGGCGCCGACGCGGCCGGCATGTCCACGGTGCCGGAAGTGATCGCGGCCCGTCACATGGGCGCGCGGGTGCTCGGCATCTCGTGCATCACCAACAAGGCTGCAGGCCTGGGCAACGCGACGCTCAGCCACGACGAAGTGACCGAGACCGCCGCGCGCGTGCGGTCCGCGTTCGAACGACTGCTCGGCGATATCCTGCGAGCGCTCGGGAGGATGGCATGA